One window of the Candidatus Rokuibacteriota bacterium genome contains the following:
- a CDS encoding glucose 1-dehydrogenase: MKLEGKTALVTGGGRGIGQAIALALGREGCQVAVADILAENARAVKDQVEALGVKGLALAVDLTRRKDVERAIEEALVQFGQLDILVNNAGWDRLELFLESDEETWEKIIAINFKAVLYTCKAALPHMVRRGSGKVINIASDAGRVGSTGEAVYAGTKGAVIAFSKTLARELARHRITVNVVCPGLTETPLLQSIRAQSPSAQKVIEGVTRAIPLGRVGAPEDIAAAVVFLASPGADFVTGQTVSVSGGLTMC, encoded by the coding sequence GTGAAGCTCGAGGGAAAGACCGCACTCGTCACCGGCGGAGGCCGGGGGATCGGACAGGCCATTGCGCTCGCGCTGGGCCGCGAGGGCTGCCAGGTCGCCGTGGCGGACATCCTGGCGGAGAACGCCAGGGCCGTGAAGGACCAGGTGGAGGCGCTCGGCGTGAAAGGGCTGGCGCTCGCCGTGGACCTGACCCGGCGAAAGGACGTTGAGCGAGCGATCGAGGAGGCCCTCGTCCAGTTCGGCCAGCTCGACATCCTGGTCAACAACGCGGGCTGGGACAGGCTGGAGCTGTTCCTGGAGTCGGACGAGGAGACCTGGGAGAAGATCATCGCGATCAACTTCAAGGCGGTGCTCTATACCTGCAAGGCCGCGCTCCCCCACATGGTGCGGCGCGGCTCGGGCAAGGTCATCAACATCGCCTCCGACGCCGGCCGCGTGGGCTCGACCGGCGAGGCCGTGTACGCGGGGACCAAGGGAGCGGTGATCGCCTTCTCGAAGACCCTGGCGCGCGAGCTGGCGCGCCACCGCATCACGGTCAACGTGGTCTGCCCCGGGCTCACCGAGACGCCGCTCCTGCAGTCGATCCGCGCCCAGTCGCCGAGCGCCCAGAAGGTGATCGAGGGAGTCACGCGCGCCATCCCGCTCGGGCGCGTGGGGGCGCCCGAGGACATCGCTGCCGCCGTGGTCTTCCTGGCCTCGCCCGGGGCGGATTTCGTGACCGGCCAGACGGTCAGCGTGAGCGGCGGCCTCACGATGTGTTGA
- a CDS encoding enoyl-CoA hydratase/isomerase family protein encodes MGSERFIRSHFDGAVARITLARPPLNILTIEMMEELNAALRECSRRPETKALVLAAEGKAFSAGVAVEDHLGDSVKPMLEAFHQIFRHIRSLDCPTLAVVQGPALGGGAELATFCDLVIASETATLGQPEIRVGVFPPIAAVHYPTRVGLARTLQLLLSGDVVSAREAERIGLVDRVVPPEQLEAAVADALGRFTDKSAVVLRLAKRAVREASGRSFEAALAALEALYHDELMRSEDAAEGLRAFVEKRPPVWKHR; translated from the coding sequence ATGGGTAGCGAGCGCTTCATCCGCTCCCACTTCGACGGTGCGGTGGCCCGCATCACGCTGGCGCGGCCGCCGCTCAACATCCTGACCATCGAGATGATGGAGGAACTGAACGCTGCCCTCCGGGAGTGCTCGCGCCGACCCGAGACCAAGGCCCTCGTCCTCGCCGCCGAGGGCAAGGCCTTCTCCGCTGGCGTTGCGGTCGAGGACCACCTGGGCGACAGCGTGAAGCCCATGCTAGAGGCCTTTCACCAGATCTTTCGTCACATCCGGTCCCTGGATTGCCCGACGCTCGCGGTGGTCCAGGGGCCGGCCCTGGGGGGCGGGGCTGAGCTGGCGACATTTTGCGATCTGGTCATCGCCAGCGAAACCGCCACCCTGGGACAGCCTGAGATCAGGGTGGGGGTGTTCCCCCCCATCGCAGCCGTCCACTATCCGACGCGCGTAGGGCTGGCGCGCACGCTCCAGCTCCTCCTCTCCGGGGACGTCGTCTCCGCCCGGGAGGCCGAACGGATCGGCCTCGTGGACCGCGTGGTCCCGCCTGAGCAGCTCGAGGCCGCTGTGGCCGATGCGCTCGGCAGATTCACCGACAAGAGCGCGGTGGTCCTCAGGCTGGCCAAGCGCGCGGTCCGCGAGGCCAGCGGGCGCAGCTTCGAGGCGGCGCTCGCCGCTCTCGAGGCGCTCTACCATGACGAGCTGATGCGAAGCGAGGACGCGGCGGAGGGGCTCCGCGCCTTCGTCGAGAAGCGCCCGCCGGTGTGGAAGCACCGGTGA
- a CDS encoding molecular chaperone TorD family protein: MALCRSGLYEALALGFQPPTAETVVRLASPEGAGALADAAARLDEARGSELAPRVHRLGRHDGIEALASSFGRLFGPTARGGVPPYETEYGEDSLFQPMQEMSDLAAFYRAFGLELAATAHERIDHISSECEFLLFLARKEAYALERDDRPMLDATRQAARRFLRDHLGRWAPTFGRRLAREDPGGFFGALGTLCADFVALDCAQAGVAPGPEFLRLRSVQHADAPMACGSVGDLLQIRLRSDCPGGR, from the coding sequence ATGGCGCTGTGCAGGAGCGGGCTCTATGAGGCGCTGGCGCTCGGATTTCAACCGCCGACGGCCGAGACCGTGGTGCGGCTCGCCTCGCCCGAGGGCGCCGGGGCATTGGCCGATGCGGCGGCGCGCCTCGACGAAGCGCGGGGATCCGAGCTCGCCCCGCGTGTGCATCGCCTCGGCAGGCACGACGGCATCGAGGCGCTCGCGAGTTCGTTCGGGCGCCTCTTCGGCCCCACGGCGCGCGGCGGCGTCCCGCCCTACGAGACCGAGTACGGGGAGGACTCGCTCTTCCAGCCGATGCAGGAGATGAGCGACCTCGCCGCGTTCTACCGGGCCTTCGGTCTTGAGCTGGCTGCGACAGCTCATGAGAGGATCGATCACATCAGCAGCGAGTGCGAGTTCCTGCTCTTCCTGGCTCGCAAGGAGGCCTACGCCCTCGAGCGCGACGATCGGCCGATGCTGGACGCGACGCGGCAGGCGGCCCGCCGCTTCCTCCGGGACCACCTCGGGCGGTGGGCGCCCACCTTCGGGCGGCGGCTCGCGCGCGAGGACCCCGGAGGGTTTTTCGGCGCCCTGGGGACGCTCTGCGCTGACTTTGTGGCCCTCGATTGCGCCCAGGCGGGGGTGGCGCCCGGGCCCGAGTTCCTGCGTCTCCGCTCGGTTCAGCACGCCGATGCCCCGATGGCGTGCGGCTCGGTGGGCGACCTCCTCCAGATCCGGCTCCGGTCCGACTGCCCCGGCGGCCGGTGA
- a CDS encoding 4Fe-4S dicluster domain-containing protein has protein sequence MASVHNWQLGRAMKYPYAAAYPERQFAFVFNINRCIACQSCTMACKSTWTFSKGQEHMWWANVETKPYGGYPMFWDMKILELLEAANPDGQRWSERLSSDPKAPYGRFGGQTIFEAERMLTPDSARILGYLPADEEWNSPNIYEDNPVGPRGVPMEFHKTGERLPEHRTWFFYLARICNHCTYPACLAACPRKAIYKRPEDGVVLIDQKECRGYRKCVEACPYKKSMYRGNTRISEKCIACYPRLEGKDPESGGRAWQTRCMAACIGQIRLQGLVRMNRDGTWAEDRYHPLYYLVHVAKVALPLYPQFGTAPNGYYIPPRWVPRPYLRQMFGPGVDQAIERYENPDRELLAVLQLFNRAREIVYAYKFVEGPKVYEATVRGRRVTLYNDTVIAYGKDGEELFRTTFEEPVHVRPSKHANSI, from the coding sequence ATGGCCTCGGTCCACAACTGGCAGCTCGGCCGTGCGATGAAGTACCCGTACGCGGCGGCCTATCCCGAGCGGCAGTTCGCCTTCGTCTTCAACATCAACCGGTGCATCGCCTGCCAGAGCTGCACCATGGCGTGCAAGTCCACCTGGACCTTCTCGAAGGGCCAGGAGCACATGTGGTGGGCCAACGTCGAGACCAAGCCCTACGGCGGTTACCCGATGTTCTGGGACATGAAGATCCTGGAGCTGCTGGAGGCGGCGAACCCGGATGGCCAGCGCTGGTCGGAGAGGCTCTCGAGCGATCCGAAAGCGCCCTACGGCCGGTTCGGCGGCCAGACGATCTTCGAGGCCGAGCGGATGCTCACTCCCGACAGCGCCCGGATCCTCGGTTACCTGCCGGCCGACGAGGAGTGGAACTCACCGAACATCTACGAGGACAACCCCGTGGGACCGCGCGGGGTGCCCATGGAGTTCCACAAGACCGGCGAGCGGCTTCCTGAGCACCGGACGTGGTTCTTCTACCTGGCCCGCATCTGCAACCACTGCACCTACCCGGCGTGCCTGGCCGCCTGCCCGCGCAAGGCGATCTACAAGCGACCTGAGGACGGCGTCGTCCTGATCGACCAGAAGGAGTGCCGGGGGTACCGCAAGTGCGTGGAGGCCTGCCCGTACAAGAAGTCCATGTACCGGGGGAACACCCGGATCTCCGAGAAATGCATCGCCTGCTACCCGCGCCTCGAAGGAAAGGACCCGGAGTCGGGGGGGCGGGCCTGGCAGACCCGCTGCATGGCGGCCTGCATCGGCCAGATCCGCCTGCAGGGCCTGGTGAGGATGAACCGCGACGGGACGTGGGCGGAGGACCGCTACCACCCGCTCTACTATCTCGTCCACGTGGCCAAGGTGGCGCTCCCCCTCTATCCCCAGTTCGGGACCGCGCCGAACGGCTACTACATCCCACCCCGGTGGGTTCCGCGTCCCTACCTCCGCCAGATGTTCGGACCGGGCGTGGACCAGGCGATCGAGCGCTACGAAAACCCCGACCGTGAGCTCCTCGCCGTCCTCCAGCTCTTCAACCGGGCCCGGGAGATCGTATACGCGTACAAGTTTGTGGAGGGCCCGAAGGTCTACGAGGCGACCGTCCGCGGCAGGCGCGTCACGCTCTACAACGACACGGTGATCGCCTACGGGAAGGACGGTGAGGAGCTGTTCAGGACCACGTTCGAGGAGCCGGTCCACGTGAGGCCGAGCAAACATGCGAACTCAATATGA
- a CDS encoding DUF364 domain-containing protein has protein sequence MSLLLKETVAALEEKLGTQLDWLTVADVAVGVFFTGVVLETGHAGMAATPIREIPEAVCCPRSLARMPEAGSIRGRLARDLLPFALDRNVLKRAIGVATLNALSHLLEDKAGADGYLVTVGRDALDALPIGTGTKVVLVGAFEPYIRRLRQVEADFCVVEKNPETLRGVDRSRYRSPEAARDVFAGAEVAILTGSALVNHTMDALLDAVSKFCRIAVAGPTASLFPLPLFARGVEVVGGIRITDPALMVRILTEGGSGHHLRGECGQKMVMTPA, from the coding sequence ATGAGCCTTCTGCTGAAAGAGACCGTCGCGGCTCTCGAGGAGAAACTCGGCACGCAGCTCGACTGGCTCACCGTCGCCGACGTCGCGGTGGGGGTCTTTTTCACCGGCGTCGTCCTCGAGACCGGTCACGCGGGCATGGCGGCGACTCCAATCCGGGAAATCCCGGAAGCGGTCTGCTGTCCCCGCTCGCTGGCCCGGATGCCCGAGGCGGGCTCGATCCGCGGCCGGCTCGCGAGGGACCTGCTCCCCTTCGCCCTCGACCGGAATGTCCTGAAGCGGGCCATCGGCGTGGCCACGCTGAATGCGCTCTCCCATCTCCTGGAAGACAAGGCCGGCGCCGACGGGTATCTGGTAACCGTCGGCCGGGATGCCCTGGATGCGCTGCCCATCGGGACGGGGACGAAGGTGGTTCTGGTCGGCGCCTTCGAGCCGTATATCCGCCGCCTCAGGCAGGTTGAAGCCGACTTCTGCGTCGTGGAGAAGAACCCGGAGACCTTGAGGGGCGTGGACCGGAGCCGCTACCGCTCTCCCGAGGCGGCGCGCGACGTGTTCGCCGGGGCGGAGGTGGCCATCCTGACGGGGTCAGCGCTGGTCAACCACACGATGGACGCGCTGCTCGACGCGGTGAGCAAATTTTGCCGCATTGCCGTGGCGGGACCGACGGCCAGCCTCTTCCCGTTGCCGCTGTTCGCGCGCGGCGTCGAGGTGGTGGGCGGAATCCGGATCACCGACCCGGCTCTGATGGTCCGGATCCTGACCGAGGGCGGATCGGGGCATCACCTGCGCGGGGAGTGTGGCCAGAAGATGGTAATGACCCCTGCCTGA
- a CDS encoding cytochrome c, with amino-acid sequence MGAVRAFRARFATARVFAPLALGSLFAGLVGLADAASPPPSPVEGQAIFQEKCVSCHTIGGGRLVGPDLQGVTARRDREWQRLPPSLPMSEPAWG; translated from the coding sequence ATGGGAGCTGTGCGTGCTTTCCGAGCCCGCTTCGCCACCGCGCGGGTTTTTGCACCGCTGGCGTTAGGTTCCCTCTTCGCCGGCTTGGTTGGTCTCGCCGATGCGGCCTCTCCACCTCCCTCGCCCGTGGAAGGGCAAGCCATCTTTCAAGAGAAGTGTGTCTCCTGCCACACCATCGGTGGCGGCCGGCTGGTAGGGCCTGATCTCCAGGGCGTAACGGCACGGCGGGATCGGGAGTGGCAGCGCTTACCGCCCAGCCTTCCCATGAGTGAGCCCGCCTGGGGGTGA